The Coprobacter tertius genome includes a region encoding these proteins:
- a CDS encoding AraC family transcriptional regulator, producing MPVKLSCAPSADIKHFKYPDGYISFLYLDSIGTETFRYGITDDPIELYTSIYLPGDSTDFPENTHKKLRIVYCMTMKQQLDNALSRCNEIMKKFRAAPETYDKEYFLYFSGLLYANIYISKKKFPKAWRALKEVEANLPYHYHLAYEETLIRYYYNKGDIPKALNTIDEVLRYTPGNIPLLLYKAKIFEETGDLKKANRYIKEICNTQDSLIYEYGKLLARNNDKNNPEKEGSQKDILHSIILLLILLSFFIIIPYIHQKVSKSGISHETKKIPSPKTNILTSKENEISNEEILFKRIEKIVKEKELFRIPSYTIDDLSLELCTNRSYISRSINNCTGKNFNQWINQLRIEDVLSRLSNLENISLKNVASDAGFASLSTFNRAFTTQTGTSPRKYIENIKSEK from the coding sequence ATGCCCGTAAAACTATCATGTGCACCGTCGGCCGATATAAAACATTTTAAATATCCCGATGGCTATATTTCTTTTTTGTACCTCGACTCGATAGGCACCGAAACTTTCCGATATGGAATAACAGACGACCCAATAGAGCTATATACTTCTATATATCTTCCCGGCGACAGCACCGACTTTCCCGAAAATACTCATAAAAAATTAAGAATAGTATATTGCATGACCATGAAACAGCAATTAGACAATGCTTTATCACGGTGTAATGAAATAATGAAAAAATTCAGAGCAGCTCCTGAAACCTACGATAAAGAATATTTTCTCTATTTTTCAGGTTTATTATATGCGAATATTTACATTTCGAAAAAAAAATTCCCGAAGGCCTGGAGAGCTTTGAAAGAAGTCGAAGCTAACCTACCCTATCATTATCACCTTGCTTATGAAGAAACTCTTATAAGATACTATTACAATAAGGGAGATATACCTAAAGCACTAAATACCATCGACGAAGTGCTACGTTATACTCCAGGCAACATTCCACTCCTGTTATACAAGGCTAAAATATTCGAAGAGACAGGCGATTTAAAAAAAGCAAACCGATATATAAAAGAAATATGTAATACGCAAGACTCTCTGATTTATGAATACGGAAAACTTTTGGCGAGAAACAACGACAAAAACAATCCGGAAAAAGAAGGGAGTCAAAAAGATATTCTGCATTCTATCATTCTCCTATTGATTTTATTAAGTTTTTTCATTATAATACCTTATATACACCAAAAAGTATCAAAATCGGGGATTTCCCATGAAACAAAAAAAATACCATCTCCGAAAACGAATATTCTTACTTCAAAAGAAAACGAAATAAGCAATGAAGAAATACTTTTTAAACGCATCGAGAAGATCGTTAAAGAAAAAGAATTATTCAGAATACCCTCTTATACGATCGATGATCTGAGTCTCGAACTTTGTACAAATCGGTCATATATTTCACGAAGTATTAATAATTGTACTGGCAAAAATTTCAATCAATGGATTAATCAACTACGTATCGAAGATGTATTATCACGATTAAGTAACTTAGAAAATATTTCTTTAAAAAATGTGGCATCCGACGCCGGATTTGCCTCATTATCGACATTTAATCGTGCATTTACAACACAAACCGGGACTTCTCCTCGTAAATATATAGAAAATATAAAATCAGAGAAATAA